One region of Mucilaginibacter gotjawali genomic DNA includes:
- a CDS encoding response regulator produces the protein METDLKINVLVVDDNNINRLLINKVLTKWGASADFAENGLQAIEKITSNRNYDVVLMDVYMPEMGGIEATQAIRANSDSYFQQLPIIALTASMLSSERAEIMESGMNDYILKPFDPANLFEKLSAFQKVG, from the coding sequence TTGGAAACAGATCTTAAAATAAATGTACTTGTTGTTGATGATAACAATATTAATCGGTTGCTGATTAATAAAGTATTAACAAAATGGGGTGCATCTGCTGATTTTGCTGAAAACGGGCTGCAGGCAATTGAAAAAATTACCAGCAACCGCAATTACGACGTCGTTTTAATGGACGTTTATATGCCCGAGATGGGCGGGATAGAAGCAACACAGGCTATCAGAGCCAACAGCGATTCCTATTTCCAGCAACTTCCAATCATTGCCTTAACGGCATCAATGCTAAGCAGCGAACGCGCAGAGATTATGGAATCAGGCATGAACGATTATATTTTAAAACCATTTGATCCGGCCAATCTTTTCGAGAAACTAAGCGCTTTCCAGAAAGTAGGTTAG
- the dxs gene encoding 1-deoxy-D-xylulose-5-phosphate synthase produces the protein MQVPAGNLLKTINYPSDLKQLKIEELEQVCQELRQYIIDEVSVNGGHFAASLGVVELTVALQYVLNTPYDQLVWDVGHQAYGHKILTGRRDIFHTNRIYKGLSGFPKRSESEYDTFGVGHSSTSISAALGMAVASQYKGETDRQHVAVIGDGAMTAGMAFEALNHAGIENSNLLVILNDNNMSIDPNVGALKEYLTDITTSKPYNRFRDDIASVLAKISSIGPDAFKIAQKLEKSIKGTLLKKSNFFEALKFRYFGPIDGHDVEHLVKVLRDLRDIPGPKLLHCITVKGKGYALAEKDQTKWHAPGLFDKITGEIKKTKSEKPQPPKYQDVFGHTIIELAEANPKIMGITPAMPSGCSLNLMMKAMPNRAFDVGIAEQHAVTFSAGLATQGLIPFCNIYSSFMQRAYDQVIHDVAIQNLNVVFCLDRAGIAGADGPTHHGAYDLAFMRCIPNMTVSAPMNEEELRNLMFTAQQDDMGPFVIRYPRGSGVMVDWQRPLKAIKVGKGRMVCDGDDIAILSIGHIGNEVVKAMANLNNEGFFPAHYDLRFVKPLDEALLHDVFKKFGKIITVEDGCLEGGMGSAVLEFMADNNYSAQVVRLGIPDQVIEHGEQPELWADCGYDANGIAAKVKLIGIPKNKHIIAS, from the coding sequence ATACAGGTACCGGCCGGAAATTTATTAAAAACCATAAATTATCCATCTGATTTAAAGCAACTTAAAATTGAGGAGCTTGAACAGGTTTGCCAGGAGTTGCGCCAGTATATTATTGACGAAGTATCTGTTAACGGCGGGCATTTCGCGGCAAGCTTAGGTGTTGTTGAACTCACGGTGGCGCTGCAATATGTTTTAAACACCCCCTATGATCAGCTGGTGTGGGATGTTGGCCACCAGGCTTACGGGCATAAGATACTTACCGGGCGACGCGACATTTTTCATACCAACAGGATTTATAAAGGATTAAGCGGCTTTCCGAAACGTTCGGAAAGTGAATATGATACTTTTGGGGTTGGCCACTCCTCCACCTCCATTTCGGCGGCGCTGGGCATGGCGGTGGCATCGCAATATAAAGGCGAGACAGACAGGCAGCATGTGGCCGTAATTGGCGACGGTGCTATGACAGCAGGTATGGCCTTCGAGGCGCTTAACCATGCCGGGATTGAAAATTCTAACCTGCTGGTGATCCTGAATGATAACAACATGTCTATCGACCCGAACGTTGGGGCATTGAAGGAGTATTTGACAGATATTACCACTTCAAAACCCTATAACCGTTTCAGGGATGACATTGCAAGTGTACTGGCAAAAATCTCGTCAATCGGCCCCGACGCTTTTAAGATAGCCCAAAAATTAGAAAAAAGCATTAAAGGTACTTTGCTTAAAAAGAGCAATTTTTTTGAAGCGCTCAAATTCAGGTACTTTGGCCCTATTGACGGGCATGATGTTGAACACCTTGTAAAAGTATTACGCGATCTGCGCGACATACCCGGCCCCAAGCTGCTGCATTGTATTACCGTAAAAGGTAAGGGTTATGCGCTGGCCGAAAAAGATCAAACCAAATGGCACGCACCGGGCTTATTTGACAAAATAACCGGCGAGATCAAGAAAACAAAATCAGAAAAACCACAACCGCCAAAATACCAGGATGTATTTGGCCATACCATAATTGAACTGGCCGAAGCAAATCCGAAGATAATGGGTATTACGCCGGCCATGCCGTCGGGATGTTCATTAAACCTGATGATGAAGGCCATGCCTAACCGTGCATTTGATGTAGGGATTGCCGAGCAACACGCAGTTACTTTTTCTGCAGGTTTAGCTACACAGGGGCTTATCCCCTTCTGCAACATCTATTCAAGCTTTATGCAAAGGGCCTATGACCAGGTTATACATGATGTGGCCATACAGAACCTTAACGTAGTATTTTGCCTTGACAGGGCCGGAATTGCCGGGGCAGACGGCCCCACACACCACGGCGCCTATGATCTGGCCTTTATGCGCTGCATCCCGAACATGACGGTTTCCGCACCGATGAACGAAGAAGAGTTACGTAACCTGATGTTTACGGCACAACAGGATGATATGGGGCCGTTCGTGATCAGGTACCCGCGCGGCAGTGGCGTAATGGTTGACTGGCAGCGGCCATTAAAAGCCATTAAAGTTGGTAAAGGCCGCATGGTTTGCGATGGCGACGATATTGCTATTTTAAGCATTGGCCATATTGGTAACGAAGTGGTAAAAGCCATGGCAAATTTGAATAACGAAGGCTTTTTCCCGGCACATTATGACCTGCGTTTTGTAAAACCGCTTGATGAAGCGCTGCTGCATGATGTATTTAAAAAATTCGGTAAAATAATTACTGTTGAAGATGGCTGCCTTGAAGGCGGTATGGGAAGCGCGGTACTTGAATTTATGGCCGATAACAATTACAGCGCGCAGGTGGTACGCCTGGGCATACCCGACCAGGTAATTGAACATGGAGAACAACCCGAGCTTTGGGCTGATTGCGGTTACGATGCCAACGGTATTGCCGCAAAAGTTAAACTTATAGGCATCCCCAAAAACAAGCATATTATTGCTTCGTGA
- the gmd gene encoding GDP-mannose 4,6-dehydratase translates to MKIALITGITGQDGAYLAEFLLKKGYEVHGIKRRSSLLNTERIDHLYHDPHEANVKFKLHYGDLTDSTNLIRLVQEIQPDEIYNLAAQSHVKVSFDTPEYTANADGIGTLRILEAVRLLGLEKKTRIYQASTSELYGLVQAVPQSETTPFYPRSPYAVAKLYGYWIIVNYREAYNMFACNGILFNHESPIRGETFVTRKITRAASKIAMGLQDYLYVGNLSAQRDWGHAKDYIEAMWLMLQQDKAEDFVIATGVTTTVREFIKMAFGELGIEIEFSGKDENERGVIIDVDDQKIEELGLNREALRFGQTLVKVDPKYFRPTEVDLLIGDASKAREKLGWVPRYNLQTLVSDMVQSDLHLVKKDDYLKKGGFKTLNYFE, encoded by the coding sequence ATGAAAATAGCTTTAATAACAGGTATTACCGGTCAGGATGGTGCTTATTTAGCTGAATTTTTGCTAAAAAAGGGTTATGAAGTACACGGGATCAAACGGAGATCGTCATTGCTGAATACGGAGCGGATCGACCACCTTTACCACGACCCGCATGAAGCAAATGTAAAATTTAAACTTCATTACGGGGATCTGACCGATTCGACCAACCTCATCAGGCTGGTACAGGAAATTCAGCCGGATGAAATATACAACCTTGCCGCCCAAAGCCATGTAAAGGTAAGTTTTGATACGCCGGAATATACGGCAAATGCTGACGGTATCGGCACACTGAGGATCCTTGAAGCGGTAAGACTGCTGGGCCTTGAGAAAAAAACCCGGATTTACCAGGCATCCACATCTGAGTTGTACGGCCTGGTACAGGCGGTACCGCAAAGCGAAACGACCCCGTTTTATCCCCGTTCGCCATATGCTGTGGCTAAACTTTATGGGTACTGGATTATTGTAAACTATCGCGAGGCCTATAATATGTTTGCCTGTAACGGTATTTTATTTAACCACGAAAGCCCTATTCGCGGAGAGACCTTTGTTACCCGCAAAATTACCCGTGCCGCTTCAAAAATAGCCATGGGGCTGCAAGATTACCTTTACGTGGGCAATCTTTCGGCACAGCGTGACTGGGGCCATGCAAAAGATTATATTGAAGCGATGTGGCTTATGCTGCAACAGGATAAAGCCGAAGATTTTGTTATTGCCACCGGGGTTACCACTACCGTAAGGGAGTTTATAAAAATGGCCTTCGGCGAATTGGGTATTGAAATTGAATTTAGCGGAAAAGATGAAAACGAACGCGGAGTGATTATTGATGTTGATGATCAAAAGATCGAAGAGTTAGGTTTAAATCGTGAGGCATTAAGATTCGGACAGACTTTAGTAAAAGTTGATCCCAAATATTTCAGGCCTACCGAGGTCGACCTTTTGATAGGGGATGCCTCTAAAGCGAGAGAAAAATTGGGTTGGGTACCACGATACAACCTGCAGACTTTGGTAAGCGATATGGTTCAATCTGATCTTCACCTGGTAAAAAAAGATGACTATTTAAAAAAGGGTGGGTTTAAAACACTCAATTATTTTGAGTAA
- the glyA gene encoding serine hydroxymethyltransferase: MKRDKLIFKLLDEEQQRQEEGIELIASENFVSRQVMEAAGSVATNKYAEGLPGKRYYGGCEVVDEIETIAIERAKQLFNAEWANVQPHSGAQANAAVMLACLQPGDKILGFDLSHGGHLTHGSPVNFSGKLYEPHFYGVNKETGRVDYDQLKKVALEQKPKMIICGASAYSRDWDYEFIRKVADEVGALVLADISHPAGLIARGLLNDPMPFCHIVTTTTHKTLRGPRGGMILLGKDFENPWGLKTPKGEVRMMSALLDMGVFPGTQGGPLEHIIAAKAIAFGEALSDEYMKYILQVRVNAAAMAQSFTTRGYEIVSGGTDNHLILIDLRNKNITGKAAENALVSADITVNKNMVPYDDKSPFVTSGIRVGTAAITTRGLKEKHMDEIVELIDMVITDAENEHTIKKVKKRVHKLMGDHPLYKD, encoded by the coding sequence ATGAAAAGAGACAAGTTAATATTCAAGCTGTTGGATGAAGAGCAGCAACGCCAGGAAGAGGGCATTGAACTGATCGCATCAGAAAATTTTGTTAGCAGGCAGGTTATGGAAGCTGCAGGTTCTGTGGCAACCAATAAATATGCCGAAGGCTTACCGGGCAAACGCTACTACGGCGGCTGCGAGGTGGTTGACGAAATTGAAACAATAGCCATTGAAAGGGCCAAACAATTGTTTAATGCCGAATGGGCCAACGTTCAGCCGCACTCAGGCGCGCAGGCAAATGCTGCTGTTATGCTGGCTTGCTTACAGCCGGGTGATAAGATACTGGGCTTTGATTTGTCGCATGGCGGGCATTTAACACACGGTTCGCCCGTTAACTTTTCAGGTAAATTATACGAACCTCATTTTTACGGGGTGAATAAGGAAACCGGCCGGGTTGATTATGACCAGCTAAAAAAGGTTGCACTTGAACAAAAACCAAAGATGATCATCTGCGGTGCGTCTGCATACTCACGTGATTGGGATTATGAATTTATCCGCAAAGTAGCTGACGAAGTTGGCGCTTTGGTGCTGGCTGATATATCGCACCCCGCCGGTTTAATAGCAAGGGGTTTATTAAATGATCCGATGCCATTCTGCCATATTGTTACTACAACCACTCACAAAACCTTACGCGGCCCGCGCGGGGGGATGATATTGCTGGGCAAAGATTTTGAAAATCCCTGGGGTTTAAAAACACCTAAAGGAGAAGTAAGAATGATGTCGGCATTGTTGGATATGGGGGTTTTCCCTGGTACGCAGGGCGGCCCGCTGGAACATATTATAGCTGCTAAAGCGATAGCCTTCGGCGAAGCACTGTCTGACGAATATATGAAATATATCCTGCAGGTGAGGGTTAATGCGGCGGCGATGGCGCAATCATTTACTACCCGTGGTTACGAGATCGTTTCGGGTGGTACTGATAACCATTTGATCCTGATTGACCTGAGGAATAAAAATATTACCGGTAAAGCTGCTGAGAATGCACTGGTTTCAGCAGATATTACCGTAAATAAAAACATGGTGCCTTATGATGATAAATCACCATTTGTAACTTCCGGAATACGGGTAGGTACTGCAGCTATAACCACCCGCGGGTTGAAAGAAAAGCATATGGATGAGATCGTTGAATTGATCGATATGGTGATCACCGATGCTGAAAATGAGCATACTATTAAAAAAGTAAAGAAAAGGGTTCATAAATTGATGGGAGATCATCCGCTGTATAAAGATTAA
- a CDS encoding segregation and condensation protein A, which produces MVEESFEIHLPQFEGPFDLLLFFIERDELEIHDIPIARITDDFLNYLHHMATLNMEIASEFIYVAATLMRIKAKMLLPRYDAGDDESQTDSKEDLIRKLIEYKKFKEICAELHPFEDERFKQEKRGNIRFDIEQADIVPLPGEELSEINLYKLMVVYGRVLKRYMNRSEEVTHTVVQYPYTIEQQKKAIEELLKINKMMDFKAIASQSENKVHFVYNFLAVLEMLQQELIDIQIGLGYNNFRISARLVDQRLEIRD; this is translated from the coding sequence ATGGTCGAAGAAAGTTTTGAAATCCATTTACCCCAGTTTGAGGGGCCATTCGATCTTTTGCTTTTCTTTATTGAAAGGGATGAACTGGAGATCCATGATATCCCCATCGCCCGCATTACGGATGATTTTTTAAACTATCTGCATCACATGGCTACCCTTAATATGGAGATTGCCAGCGAGTTTATTTATGTGGCTGCAACGCTGATGCGGATAAAAGCTAAAATGCTGCTGCCGCGATATGATGCAGGGGATGATGAAAGCCAAACGGATAGCAAAGAAGACCTGATCAGGAAGCTGATCGAATATAAAAAATTCAAAGAGATCTGTGCAGAACTGCACCCGTTTGAGGATGAACGTTTCAAGCAGGAAAAGCGCGGCAACATCCGGTTTGATATTGAGCAGGCAGATATTGTTCCGCTTCCGGGTGAAGAACTGTCGGAAATTAATTTATATAAACTGATGGTGGTGTACGGCCGCGTTTTAAAACGTTACATGAACCGTAGCGAAGAGGTAACCCACACAGTTGTACAGTATCCATATACCATTGAGCAGCAAAAAAAGGCGATCGAAGAGTTACTGAAGATCAATAAAATGATGGATTTTAAGGCCATTGCCAGTCAATCTGAAAATAAAGTACATTTTGTGTATAATTTTTTGGCAGTATTGGAAATGCTTCAGCAGGAATTGATTGATATACAGATAGGGCTGGGGTATAATAACTTCAGGATATCGGCCAGGTTAGTTGATCAGAGGCTGGAGATTAGAGATTAG
- a CDS encoding amidohydrolase family protein: MKSFRADYVFPVYADPIKNGIITVDDTGKIASITDQHSHPPDVPVEQLSGVICPGFINAHCHVELSHLKGKIQPRSGLVNFIMDVQKFRNIDKGEITDAALKADNEMYENGIVAVGDISNTNNSIGIKQASKLYYHTFVETFSFLPTKAEESFNKALELLKEFKPMPCSITPHAPYSVSKELFKLIRDHSASGQNLISMHNQECEDENKFYRYKQGRFLDMYDAFGIDIQYFKPMARNSVQSVLPLLTNKQEILMVHNTCTNLKDIYFIKRFDRKVTWCFCPNANLYIETRLPKIELFIGQGYNITLGTDSLASNNQLCILSEMRTIQHKMPEISTARLIEWATLNGARFLGLDDEKGTLEPGKTPGLNLITGLDGLKITPETKVKRLL; this comes from the coding sequence ATGAAAAGTTTTAGAGCCGATTACGTTTTCCCTGTTTATGCCGATCCGATTAAAAATGGAATTATTACCGTTGACGACACCGGTAAAATAGCTTCCATTACTGACCAACATTCTCATCCTCCTGATGTTCCCGTCGAACAGCTTAGTGGTGTTATTTGCCCCGGATTTATTAATGCACACTGCCATGTGGAGCTTTCGCATCTGAAAGGAAAAATTCAGCCGCGCAGCGGGCTGGTTAATTTTATTATGGATGTTCAAAAATTCAGGAATATCGATAAAGGCGAAATCACGGATGCTGCGTTGAAAGCTGACAATGAGATGTACGAAAATGGCATTGTTGCTGTGGGTGATATTTCCAATACTAATAATAGTATCGGGATAAAACAAGCAAGTAAATTGTACTATCATACGTTTGTTGAAACGTTTAGCTTTTTGCCAACAAAGGCCGAAGAATCTTTTAATAAGGCGCTGGAGTTGCTAAAGGAATTTAAGCCTATGCCGTGTTCAATAACGCCGCATGCGCCGTATTCTGTTTCAAAGGAGTTATTTAAACTGATTCGCGACCATAGTGCGTCCGGCCAGAATTTAATCAGTATGCATAACCAGGAGTGCGAGGATGAAAACAAGTTTTACCGGTACAAGCAGGGCAGGTTCCTGGATATGTACGATGCATTTGGGATAGATATCCAGTACTTTAAACCAATGGCCCGCAATTCGGTGCAATCAGTATTGCCGCTATTAACCAATAAACAGGAAATTTTGATGGTGCATAATACCTGCACCAATTTAAAAGATATTTATTTTATTAAACGGTTCGACCGCAAAGTTACCTGGTGTTTTTGCCCAAATGCAAATTTATATATCGAGACCCGGTTGCCAAAAATTGAACTTTTTATCGGGCAGGGATACAATATAACCCTGGGTACCGATAGCCTTGCGTCCAATAACCAGTTGTGTATTTTAAGCGAAATGCGTACCATCCAGCATAAAATGCCTGAGATCAGCACCGCCAGGTTAATTGAATGGGCTACCCTCAACGGTGCCAGGTTTTTAGGGCTAGATGATGAAAAAGGTACGCTTGAACCTGGTAAAACACCCGGCCTGAACCTGATCACCGGTTTGGACGGTTTAAAGATCACCCCGGAAACGAAGGTGAAGCGTTTGCTGTGA
- the rlmN gene encoding 23S rRNA (adenine(2503)-C(2))-methyltransferase RlmN gives MNTVKEKIDIRSLSLETLQDHFVRHLGEKNFRAKQVYEWLWNKSCFSFDEMSNISKELRQKLIENFTINNVKIHNSQFSADKTIKNSFILFDNHLIEGVLIPTPGRMTACVSSQVGCSLTCKFCATGYMERKRNLNPDEIYDQVVLIDKQAKENYGIPLSNIVYMGMGEPLLNYKNVLESVEKITSEDGLNMAAKRITVSTAGIAKMIKKLGDDQVKFNLALSLHAANDEKRNTIMPINEQNSLKALAEALKYYYAKTKNPVTYEYIVFDGFNDSLKDAEELARFCKHLPCKVNIIEYNPISFASFINAGEDKIEAFAEYLRKQGINTNLRRSRGKDIDAACGQLAIKEGGK, from the coding sequence GTGAATACCGTCAAAGAGAAAATAGACATCCGCAGCCTTAGCCTTGAAACCCTACAGGATCATTTTGTTCGCCATCTGGGCGAAAAAAACTTCAGGGCTAAACAAGTATATGAATGGCTATGGAATAAATCATGCTTTTCTTTCGACGAGATGAGTAATATTTCAAAAGAACTCCGCCAAAAACTGATCGAAAATTTTACGATAAACAACGTTAAAATTCACAATTCACAATTCAGCGCGGATAAAACTATAAAAAATTCTTTTATTTTATTCGATAACCACCTAATTGAGGGTGTTTTAATTCCAACCCCCGGCCGGATGACTGCCTGTGTATCATCGCAGGTGGGTTGCAGTTTAACGTGTAAATTTTGTGCAACCGGGTATATGGAGCGTAAACGCAACTTAAACCCTGATGAAATTTATGACCAGGTAGTGCTTATAGACAAACAGGCAAAAGAGAATTACGGGATCCCCTTATCAAACATTGTATACATGGGTATGGGCGAACCGCTGCTGAATTATAAAAATGTGCTGGAGTCTGTCGAAAAAATAACCTCGGAAGATGGCCTGAACATGGCCGCAAAAAGAATCACCGTATCAACCGCCGGCATTGCTAAAATGATTAAAAAATTAGGCGACGACCAGGTAAAATTTAACCTTGCTTTATCGCTTCATGCAGCAAATGACGAAAAGCGTAATACCATAATGCCTATAAATGAACAAAACTCGTTAAAAGCGCTGGCCGAAGCATTGAAGTATTATTACGCCAAAACAAAAAACCCGGTAACATACGAGTATATTGTTTTTGACGGGTTTAATGACAGCCTGAAAGACGCAGAGGAGTTGGCACGGTTTTGCAAACACCTGCCGTGCAAAGTAAATATTATTGAATATAACCCCATCTCGTTTGCCAGTTTTATTAATGCAGGCGAAGATAAAATTGAGGCTTTTGCCGAATACCTGCGTAAACAGGGTATAAACACGAACCTGCGCCGCAGCCGCGGTAAAGATATTGATGCCGCCTGCGGGCAACTGGCCATTAAAGAAGGCGGCAAATAA
- a CDS encoding DUF3109 family protein — MIEIGAVLVHEELIKENFVCNLNKCKGACCLEGDSGAPLDAAELDILNEIYPKVKPFMTDKGIATIEKNGTYVTDFEGDYTTPCVDVNKECAYVIWENGITKCAIEKAYENGAINWQKPISCHLYPIRITKYPEFDVLNYDRWSICSPACSFGNELKVHVYQFLKGPLIRKYGEEWYQELEEQVSDI, encoded by the coding sequence ATGATAGAAATTGGCGCAGTATTAGTGCATGAAGAACTGATAAAGGAAAATTTTGTATGCAACTTAAACAAGTGCAAGGGAGCCTGCTGTCTGGAAGGTGATTCAGGTGCACCGCTTGACGCCGCTGAACTTGATATCCTTAATGAAATATATCCAAAGGTAAAACCTTTTATGACCGACAAAGGTATAGCCACTATCGAGAAAAATGGCACCTATGTAACAGATTTTGAAGGTGATTATACAACGCCCTGTGTTGATGTAAATAAAGAGTGTGCCTATGTTATCTGGGAAAACGGTATTACTAAATGCGCCATCGAAAAAGCCTATGAAAATGGGGCTATCAACTGGCAGAAACCCATTTCATGCCATTTATACCCAATTCGTATTACAAAATACCCTGAGTTTGATGTGTTGAATTATGACCGCTGGAGTATTTGCAGCCCTGCATGCTCCTTTGGCAACGAACTGAAAGTTCATGTTTACCAGTTTTTAAAAGGCCCGCTCATTCGCAAATACGGCGAAGAGTGGTACCAGGAGCTGGAAGAACAGGTTTCGGATATTTAA
- a CDS encoding gliding motility protein RemB produces the protein MRKVFSSIILLFSVIGVVRAQSVYQPYSYQFYQKLNEDVYSTSSRQHSSLRPFFVDDSLLKHHYDSLMNLGNDGKQHSWGYRKLFNEHLIDVKSPGSTFYADLLPDIGIGRDLSGHLNTNSLSIGAQIGGTIGNKFSYNVSGYQGSAELPEYISTYINQVGIVPGQAYARTYSTYGYDWSYLTAVVSYTPVRYLNISAGRDKTFIGDGYRSELLSDFASPYPFFKLTATLGNVRYMAMYTLMNDPVAEANSGSNISRKKFAVFHYLDWNVSNRLSLGFFDAVISYTVDDNGNKRPFDFTYVNPVIFLRPLEASNGSPDNALIGVTGKYKITDNITAYGQFALDEFQSKDFFSNDGSSRNKYAWQLGFRGSQLFSVKGLNYLFEYNTAKPYTYSERSNIENYSDNSEPLAHPWGANFREWVGLLNYSYKRFDFSAEADFGRYGFDINGANFGKDIFELWTQPARHGDNQNYSQGNYTGQGLTTNMVYLEGKIAFLLNPKYNLRIELDGIYRTENNTQFKDRTTWLSIGLRSSFRSLYNDLASFKPH, from the coding sequence ATGAGGAAAGTTTTTAGCAGCATTATTTTATTGTTTTCTGTAATTGGCGTGGTCAGGGCTCAATCCGTTTATCAGCCTTATTCATACCAGTTTTACCAAAAATTGAATGAGGATGTTTATTCAACAAGCAGTCGCCAGCACAGCTCGCTAAGGCCTTTTTTTGTTGATGATTCTTTATTGAAGCATCATTACGATTCGTTAATGAATTTGGGGAACGATGGTAAACAGCACAGTTGGGGATACCGGAAGCTTTTTAACGAACATTTGATAGATGTAAAAAGCCCGGGTTCAACTTTTTATGCCGACCTGCTGCCCGACATAGGCATAGGCCGGGACCTTTCAGGGCATCTTAATACCAACAGCCTCTCCATCGGTGCTCAAATTGGTGGTACCATTGGCAATAAATTCAGTTATAATGTGAGTGGTTACCAGGGCAGCGCGGAGCTTCCTGAATATATTTCAACTTACATCAACCAGGTGGGTATTGTGCCAGGCCAGGCCTATGCCCGTACTTATTCAACGTACGGATATGATTGGTCATACCTTACCGCTGTGGTCTCTTACACGCCGGTTAGATACTTAAATATTAGTGCCGGGCGCGATAAAACCTTTATAGGCGATGGTTACCGCTCCGAATTGTTATCAGATTTTGCTTCGCCATACCCGTTTTTCAAACTTACGGCAACTTTGGGCAATGTAAGGTATATGGCTATGTACACCCTTATGAATGACCCCGTTGCCGAGGCAAATTCAGGTAGCAATATCAGCCGGAAGAAATTTGCGGTATTTCATTATCTGGACTGGAACGTATCGAACCGCCTCTCGCTTGGTTTTTTTGATGCAGTTATTTCATATACAGTTGATGATAATGGCAATAAACGCCCTTTTGACTTTACTTATGTAAACCCGGTTATATTTTTAAGGCCGCTTGAAGCATCAAATGGCTCGCCGGATAATGCGCTGATCGGCGTTACCGGTAAATATAAAATTACCGATAATATTACTGCATATGGCCAGTTTGCCCTGGATGAATTCCAGTCGAAAGATTTTTTCTCAAACGATGGTAGTTCAAGGAATAAGTATGCCTGGCAACTTGGTTTCAGGGGTTCACAGTTGTTTAGCGTAAAAGGGCTTAATTACCTTTTTGAATATAATACAGCAAAGCCCTATACCTATTCTGAACGTTCAAACATTGAAAACTATTCAGACAATAGCGAGCCGCTGGCGCATCCCTGGGGCGCGAATTTCAGGGAATGGGTAGGCTTGCTGAACTACTCTTATAAACGGTTTGATTTTAGCGCCGAGGCCGATTTCGGCCGTTACGGTTTTGATATAAATGGCGCAAATTTCGGTAAAGATATATTTGAGTTATGGACACAACCCGCCCGCCACGGGGATAACCAGAATTACTCCCAGGGAAACTACACCGGGCAGGGTTTAACCACAAACATGGTATACCTGGAAGGAAAAATAGCCTTTTTACTTAACCCGAAGTATAACTTGCGGATAGAGCTCGACGGCATCTACAGAACAGAAAATAATACGCAGTTTAAGGACCGTACTACCTGGCTAAGTATTGGCCTCCGCAGTTCGTTCCGGAGTTTATATAACGACCTGGCAAGCTTTAAACCTCATTGA
- a CDS encoding ComF family protein has protein sequence MKLRETYIADFVSLLFPELCAACGDSLVANEHLICTSCRITLPYTNFHLLPDNIVAQQFWGKIKLEGAFALFYFAKGGKVQNLMHRFKYKGQKEIGNLLGEIAGAQLIKNDIYKNVDHIIPVPLHKKRLSQRGYNQSACFAEGLAKQLNTTVMEHNLIRPAATETQTRKSRFDRYQNMKEVFYVLNPEELKNKHILLVDDVITTGSTLEACGAQLLRIEGLKLSIATIAYAE, from the coding sequence ATGAAACTTCGCGAGACCTACATAGCTGATTTTGTTTCGCTCCTGTTCCCCGAACTTTGTGCTGCCTGCGGGGATAGCCTGGTGGCGAATGAGCATTTAATTTGCACCTCGTGCCGGATTACCTTACCCTATACCAATTTTCATTTATTGCCTGATAACATAGTAGCCCAGCAATTTTGGGGCAAAATTAAACTGGAAGGCGCCTTCGCACTTTTTTACTTTGCCAAGGGCGGCAAAGTGCAAAATTTAATGCACCGGTTTAAATATAAAGGGCAAAAAGAAATAGGCAATTTACTGGGGGAGATTGCGGGCGCTCAACTTATTAAAAATGATATCTATAAAAATGTCGACCACATCATCCCTGTTCCCCTGCATAAGAAAAGATTAAGCCAGCGGGGATATAACCAGAGCGCCTGTTTTGCCGAAGGCCTTGCAAAACAGCTAAACACCACTGTAATGGAACATAACCTTATAAGACCGGCTGCTACCGAAACCCAGACCCGAAAATCCCGTTTCGACCGTTATCAGAATATGAAGGAGGTTTTTTACGTATTGAACCCTGAAGAGCTAAAAAATAAGCATATTTTGCTGGTTGACGATGTGATTACCACCGGATCAACCCTGGAAGCCTGCGGCGCACAACTGTTAAGGATTGAGGGATTAAAATTGAGTATTGCTACGATTGCTTATGCAGAGTAG